The window GCGCGGGGTAGTGCCCGCCCGTCTGCTTCAGCACGGTCTTCCGCGCCTGGCTCAGCACGTACGAGCGAAGCGGCGCCAGCGACTCGAACGCGCGATGGTGCGCCGGTGGTCCGCCGCGCTTCGACGGTCTCGGCCGGGTGAGGAGCCCTTCCGTCCACTCGATCACTCGCGGCACGAACCGCTCGCGCGGGAGCACGTCATCGACGAGTCCCATCTTGCGCGCGCGATGCGAATCGACCGAGCGCCCCGACACGATCATCGAGACCGCCTGCGTGAAGCCGATCAACCTCGGAAGACGCTGGCTGCCACCGAACCCCGGAAGGATGCCGAGCTTCACCTCCGGGAGCCCGATCGAGGTGTTGCGGCTGCTGGACGCGACACGGTGCCGGAACGCGAGCGCCAGCTCCGTCCCGCCGCCGAGGCACGGCCCGTCGATCGCGGCCACCGTCGGATACGGGAGATCCGCGAACTCCTGGAACAGCTCCTGCGCGTACTTCACCTTCGACTCGGCCTCGGCGGGCGTTTCGACCGTGTCGAACTCGGTGACGTCCGCTCCGGCGATGAACTGCCCGTCCTTCCCGGAAGCGAGGATCAGCGCGCGCGGATCGGTGGAGCGCACCTTGATCGCTCCGAGCGCGCGCTGGAGCATGTCGAGACTCCTCGAGTCGAGGAGGTTCACCTTGCGCTCGGGATCGTCGAACCAGAGGATCACGATTCCCGTGGGGAGCGACTCGACCCGGAACGGTCCGAAGTCGGAGGGCGCGAAGTCCAGCTCCCGATTCGCGCGATCCCCTTTCGCGTCCCGGCCCTCCCGATGGGGCTCGCGGAGCGCCATGCTCAGCCGTCCATCCGTTCGATCACCACGGCGCCGCCCTGGCCTCCGCCCACGCACAGGGTCGCGAGGCCGAGATCGACGTTTCGCCGCCGCATCTCGCGGAGCAGCGTGATCACGAGCCGCGTTCCGGAAACGCCCACAGGATGACCCAGCGCGATTCCTCCCCCGTTCACGTTCAAGGTGGAGCGATCGATCTCGCCCACCGGCTCGTCCAATCCCAGCCGGTCCCTGGCGAACCGCGGCGAGGCCATCGCGATCTCGTTCGCGATGACCTGCGCGGCGAAGGCCTCGTTGATCTCGATCAGCCCGAGATCCTGGAAGCGGATACCCGCGCGGCGGAGCGCGAGCGGTGTCGCGTAGGTGGGACCGAGTCCCATCCGGGCTGGATCCAGTCCCACGAACGCGGACGAGCGAAGCCGGCCCGCGGGCTTCAAGCCGAGCTCGCGCGCCTTCTCGGCCGAGGCGACGAAGATCGCCGCGGCGCCGTCCGTGATGCCGCAGGAGTTCCCCGGCGTCACGGTGCCGTGCTTGCGGTCGAAATAGGGCTTCAGCTTCGCGAGCGCTTCCAGCGATTGGTTGCGTCGCGGACCCACGTCCTGGAGCACGGCCTCCTTGTACGGCGGCGCGAACACCGGCGCGATCTCCTCGCCCAGGTTCCCGTTGTCCACCGCGGCGACCGCGCGCCGGTGGCTCTGAAGGGCGAAATCGTCCTGCGCCTCGCGGCTGATCCCGAACTCCTTCGCCAAGAGCTCGGCCGTCTCGCCCATGTTGAGCCCCGAGATCCGATCCGTGAGCCCCTCCATGATCGCGACGCGGGGCTGCAGATCCTTGGGCCTGGCCTGCGCGAGCGCGGCCACCCGATCGCCCAGGGACCTCGCGCGCGAGAGCTTCTCGAAGACGCGCGTCATCCCCTCGCTCACGTAGAGCGGGATCTGGCTCATGGACTCGGTGCCGCCCGCGAGCACCAGGTCCGACTGCCCCGACGCGACCTGGGCGTGCGCCTGGACGATCGCCTCCATGCCGGAAGCGCAATTCCGCTGCACGGTTACGGCGGGAACGTGTTCCGGAACGCCGGCGAGGAGTGCGACCACGCGGGCAATGTTCGTTGAGTCAGAGGGCTGTCCGACGTTTCCGAGGATGACCTCGTCGATCTCGGCGGGATCGACGGCGTGACGGGAGAGAAGCTCCTGGACGGCGACTCGGCCCAGCTCCCGGGCGGGAACGGACGCGAGCGCGGTTCCCGCCTTCGCGAACGGGGTCCGGAATCCATCCGTGAGAATCACGTCCCTCATAGGGAGCGCCCGTCCGATTGGCGGGTTATGATAAGAGCGACCACCATTTGTCAGTCTGTCACAGTGGAAGCGGGAGGTCAATGAATGGACGTCGCGACCTTACCCCAGCGCGCCATGCAGAAACTGGACTTCGACACCGTACCGAAGCTTCTCCAGTACGCGCTCGAAACGCATCGTAAGAAGGATGCGTTCTTGATCAAGCGCGGCGGCGTGTGGACGCCCGTTTCCATGGAATCGGTGATGGGGCGCGTGGCGGCGCTCGTGGCGGTGTTGCGCGGACGCGGTGTGAAGCACGGGGATCGCGTCTCCATCCTCGCCGAAACGAGCCTCGAGTGGGCGATCGCCGACATGGCCATCCTCACGATCGGCGCCGTGACGGTACCCGTCTATCCCACGCTGCCGGGCCCCCAGGTCGCGCCGCTCCTCGTCGATTCGGGAGCGACCGGAATCTTCGTCTCGACCAAGCCGCAGCGGGAGAAGATCGAGTCCGTGCGGTCCGAGATCCCGAACGTGCGGTGGGTGTGGTGCTTCGAGGAGGAGCCGTTGCCGGACGGTGTCGCCTCGGGCGGCGTCGCGGGTGGCGGGGGAACTGGTGGCGGGGGCACTGGCGGCGACCCCGAGCCCGGTCCTGACGATCTGGCCACGATCATCTACACCTCCGGCACGACCGGCATTCCCAAGGGGGTGATGCTGACCCAGTCGAACTTCGTCGCGCAGGCTCGGATCTCCCTCGCGGCGATGAACGTCCGCACCACCGACGTCTATCTCTCGTTCCTCCCCTTGAGCCACGTGTTCGAGCGCATCTCCGGCCTCTACACGATGCTCTGCGCGGGCGCGACCATCGCGTACGCGGAATCGATCGACAGGATGCCCTCGAACATCCCCGAAGTGCGCCCCACGATCCTCCTCGCGGTGCCGCGGTTCTGGGAGAAGCTGATGGCGCGCGCCGTCGACGCGAACAAGGCCGCCGGATTCCCCAAGGCGCAGATCTTCCAGTGGGCCTACGGCGTTGCCGTACGCGTCGCGGAGCTCCGGAACACGGGCCGGTCCATCCCGCCCTGGCTCTCGCTCCAGCACGCGCTCGCGAACCGGCTCGTCTACTCCAAGATCGCGCAGCGCCTGGGCGGAAGGGTGCGCTTGCGCGTGTCCGGCAGCGCGGCCCTGAACCGGGAGGTCGCGCTCTTCTTCGACGGCGCCGGCCAGCCGATCTTCGAGGGCTACGGATTGAGCGAGACCGCGTCCGCGGCGACGGTGAACCGGTTCGAGAGCCATCGCGTGGGCACCGTCGGCCCGCCGCTCGACGGCGTCGAGATCCGCCTCGCGGAGGACGGCGAGATCCTCCTGCGCGGGCCGAACGTGATGAAGGGGTACTGGAATCGCCCCGAGGAGACGAGGGAGACCCTCGACTCGGGCTGGCTTCGCACCGGGGACATCGGCGTGCTCGATCCGGACGGGCACCTGCGCATCACCGACCGGAAGAAGGATCTCATCGTGACCTCGGGCGGGAAGAAGATCCCGCCGCAGATGATCGAGGGCGCGCTCAAGTCCTCGCCCAAGATCCACGAGGCCGTGGTCGTCGGGGACGGGAGGAAGTTCATCGGCGCGCTCATCATCCCGGAGGGCGCGGCCACGCAGGCCGAGATCGCCGCGGAGGTGGAGCGCATCAACGGAGCGCTCGCCCAGTTCGAGAAGATCAAGCGCTTCGAGATGATCCCGAACGACCTGTCCGTGGAGAACGGGACGCTCACGCCGTCGCTCAAGGTGAAGCGCAAGGTCATGGCCGAGCGGTATCGGGACACGATCGAGCGGATGTTCCAGGGGGCGTGATCTCCTGACCCTTCGCGCTCCGCTCGCGTTCCTCGCGCTACTCCTCTTCTCCTCGGTCTCGTGCGCGACCACCGCGGGCGTGGCCGACATGATCTCGGGATCCGGTCAGGGCAAGGCCGGGGGCGATGCGCGTCCCCTGCAGCCTCAGGATCTCCTGGTCGACACCGGCCCCGCGCGCCAGATCCTCTCCCTTTGGAAGAGCACCGTCCGGACGGGAAGCGGCGACGGAAGGTCGCGCGCGACGGCCGCGCGCATCGCGCAATCCCCCGCGTACCACACGTTGCGCGTGTTCCTTCGTGATCAGTTTGCCTGCCTCACGAAGGACGACGAGGTCGCGCGCGCGATCGAGCTTCCCGACTCGGGGGTGTGCGGATTCGGCTTGGACCCCGCCTATCGCGAGCGCGACTCGCTCTCCGCGGTGCTCGATGAAGTGGAGTCACGAGGTGACCGCCTGCGAACCCGCCTGGTGAGTCGTGCCGCCCGATATCTTCCCGAGGGCGGGCCCTGGCGGAAGACAACGGTGTGGTTCGTGATCAGCAGCCAGACGACGTTCGACGCCGTCACACTGGTTCCAGGCAGCGCCGTGGCCGGCGGTGGCCCGGTGGTCCTCGTCAACCTGACCGATGTCCTCGCCTACGGGGAGACGACACGGGAGCGCGTGGACGGACTCGAGCACGTGCTCGCGCACGAGCTGTTCCATGCGGGCATTCGCGTGATCGAGTCCGGGCTCCCGGGATGGGAGCCCTACCGCCGCACCACGAACGAGGTCGCGTTCGTCGGCAAGGCCATGCTCGAAGAAGGCGTCGGCCACTACGTGGACTTCCGGGACCGGCCGGGATCCGACTCCCTCTTCACCTGGAAGCCAAGCTCCCGGGAAGTGGATGCGTTCGATCGCCTCGGGAAGGCCATTCGGAATGTCCGGCGGTTCGACTCGGGCCGCGTCCGACGATCGGAGATCGCGGACATGGCCGTGACGGGCCCCACCTGGGGGAAGTACGGGGCGATCAGCGGCATGTTCGCGGCTCATCGGATCGAGGCCGCCCGGGGTCCCGAGGCGCTTCGCGACGCGATCGCGGGCGGCCCGGGGGTGTTCCTGAGGACCTATCGGGACGTGGCGGCGACGAATCCGAGGTTAGGCCGAGTTCCAGAGGAACTCCTTCTCCTGCAGTAGGTTGAGACGCCCGGACCCTACCCGGTCCGTTGCGGGAAATCCCACCCACGCTGGCTCGGGCCAGCCAAGTGCTGTAAGTAGCTGAAAATGATGAAGTAAACACCCCCGCCGGGGCTTCCGGCCCGGATCAGCCACGCCACACGACCACTCCCTCGGCCCCATCACCCACCTGGCCCGCCGTGGCCAACTTTTGGCCATTCAGCCCATTGGCTAAGCCACATCACTGCTGTGGATTACAGCGCTGAGGACGATCGGCACCGTCCGAGGGTCGGGTCATCCCCGTGGCACCCAGGTTGCCCTAGGAGAGGACAGGAATGGTGGGTTGCCAGGGACGGCGCCGACACGGAGGAGGTTCAGATGGAACGGTCGAGCGCGGTGAAACAGGGACTGAAGGTCGTAGCGATGAGCGTCTTCCTGGCGGCGGCCCTGCTGACGACGGGATGCGGCGACAACGCGCTGATGAATCCCGTGGGCGATCAGGTTCAGGACGGTGGGACCGTCAATGCGGCAAAGCACGATATGAATGCGGCGAAGCACGACCTGAATGCGGCCCATCACGACGTCAATCCGTAGGCTGGGAAACCCTGGATAGGAGCCGTTTAGCGTGAGCCGTCTCAAGATAGAACTTCCTATGGCTCGGAATCAGGCGATCCGCGATGGCTCTAAAAACTCTCAGTGCTTGGGAAAGCCGAATCATCGCGCCCCTTGTATCACCGTCTCTCAAGGCGAGTACCCCCAGGGCATAATTAAGACGCCATTCGTCCTCGCACGCACCCGCATTGCCAGCCCTACCGAGTCCATCAGTCAGGACCGCTGTGTAATCAGAGTTGTCGATCTCACTTGCCATCAGGATCTCACCGAGCACGACACATCCACGGAGTTGGACAGTCAACGCTCCGGTCTTAACACTCTCCTCAACAATCCCCAAGACGGCAC is drawn from Candidatus Eisenbacteria bacterium and contains these coding sequences:
- a CDS encoding thiolase family protein; this translates as MRDVILTDGFRTPFAKAGTALASVPARELGRVAVQELLSRHAVDPAEIDEVILGNVGQPSDSTNIARVVALLAGVPEHVPAVTVQRNCASGMEAIVQAHAQVASGQSDLVLAGGTESMSQIPLYVSEGMTRVFEKLSRARSLGDRVAALAQARPKDLQPRVAIMEGLTDRISGLNMGETAELLAKEFGISREAQDDFALQSHRRAVAAVDNGNLGEEIAPVFAPPYKEAVLQDVGPRRNQSLEALAKLKPYFDRKHGTVTPGNSCGITDGAAAIFVASAEKARELGLKPAGRLRSSAFVGLDPARMGLGPTYATPLALRRAGIRFQDLGLIEINEAFAAQVIANEIAMASPRFARDRLGLDEPVGEIDRSTLNVNGGGIALGHPVGVSGTRLVITLLREMRRRNVDLGLATLCVGGGQGGAVVIERMDG
- a CDS encoding long-chain fatty acid--CoA ligase, which produces MDVATLPQRAMQKLDFDTVPKLLQYALETHRKKDAFLIKRGGVWTPVSMESVMGRVAALVAVLRGRGVKHGDRVSILAETSLEWAIADMAILTIGAVTVPVYPTLPGPQVAPLLVDSGATGIFVSTKPQREKIESVRSEIPNVRWVWCFEEEPLPDGVASGGVAGGGGTGGGGTGGDPEPGPDDLATIIYTSGTTGIPKGVMLTQSNFVAQARISLAAMNVRTTDVYLSFLPLSHVFERISGLYTMLCAGATIAYAESIDRMPSNIPEVRPTILLAVPRFWEKLMARAVDANKAAGFPKAQIFQWAYGVAVRVAELRNTGRSIPPWLSLQHALANRLVYSKIAQRLGGRVRLRVSGSAALNREVALFFDGAGQPIFEGYGLSETASAATVNRFESHRVGTVGPPLDGVEIRLAEDGEILLRGPNVMKGYWNRPEETRETLDSGWLRTGDIGVLDPDGHLRITDRKKDLIVTSGGKKIPPQMIEGALKSSPKIHEAVVVGDGRKFIGALIIPEGAATQAEIAAEVERINGALAQFEKIKRFEMIPNDLSVENGTLTPSLKVKRKVMAERYRDTIERMFQGA
- a CDS encoding DUF5700 domain-containing putative Zn-dependent protease, which codes for MISGSGQGKAGGDARPLQPQDLLVDTGPARQILSLWKSTVRTGSGDGRSRATAARIAQSPAYHTLRVFLRDQFACLTKDDEVARAIELPDSGVCGFGLDPAYRERDSLSAVLDEVESRGDRLRTRLVSRAARYLPEGGPWRKTTVWFVISSQTTFDAVTLVPGSAVAGGGPVVLVNLTDVLAYGETTRERVDGLEHVLAHELFHAGIRVIESGLPGWEPYRRTTNEVAFVGKAMLEEGVGHYVDFRDRPGSDSLFTWKPSSREVDAFDRLGKAIRNVRRFDSGRVRRSEIADMAVTGPTWGKYGAISGMFAAHRIEAARGPEALRDAIAGGPGVFLRTYRDVAATNPRLGRVPEELLLLQ